The sequence ATACTTCTAGTTCTGTCTTAATCATTTGTTGTTGTCACTAGATTTCAAGTGAAGATTTGAGATGAAGTAGTACGTACCAGATATAGCAAATACTTTATATCTAATGATGAGTTATTAGactatattaatttatttgttctaCATCCTCTTGTGATGCTGTGCTAGTTGTTGAATACTTTTCATTATACATGTAGGTCATCTTCTGATTAGCTTTTAAAACTAATATATATAGTGCaaggaaagaacaaagcaaatacCTAGGAAAAATGTTATCTGGTGAAGATGAAAGGACTGGAGTCAAGAGAATACTatctggagagagaaaatgagattgcacaatgaaagagaaggaaatgagatGCACAATGAAAATAGTTGAACCAAGTGTGACTTTGTACCAATTTACTGAAACAGATACACTGAGTGTAGTTGCTATCTTGTTTGTGGTACTTAACTATCATAATTTTAATGGAGCTGATTTAGCTTAGATTGATTTCAATGTATGACTATTGTTTGTTGGCAAGTTGATCTAGATgttgagaggaaggaaaaaacacaggtaaaatatttttcaaaaatatcattatttaGTACATCAGCTTGGACCAAAAAAATCCAtcaacaaacaaccaaaaaaaacaaaaaaaacaaataaaaaaaaacacacagtgaaaCTTGATGATACTTGCCAGTACTTTAGTCACAGTTTTGCCATGCAAAACAATTTGCGAGTGTTTCTGAGAAATTTacatgcattcttttttttttttttattttttatttttttttcagttcctcttTGAAGATGGCTTTGTCTGCCTTTTCTAAAAGtagtgcttttgcttttaaattttgatttgattaaattatgttttcaaagtttttctttctgtaaccTGCCTAGAGCCATTGACTTCTGATTTGCAAAATTAATCACTATACTTAACTACAAAATTACTACAAATGCCTGCAAAAAGGTAAATGTTTGGAAACTGCTTAGATGACAGGTTTCTGGAGACTTAGCAGCTTGAGAATTCATGATTAAAAAGGCTTCAACTCACCCTGAGAAGgcataattttaattaagatttatttaattaagatTTATTGTAAAGAATAGTGAGAAATGTATGtgttactcaaaaaaaaaaaaaaaaagaacatggaTTTCCAAACACTACAAATGGGAACTCTTTGAGCTGCTTGTCAGGTGATTatcaaactgttttttgttggaaacattttctttttttcaagaagaatGGGTTGCTTTTACTTGAATCTGATATCGCTTCtatctttttgtattttgttattttattgacaAAAGAATTAACATGTTTTTATTAAGGACAGGAATGCTGGATTTTTGGCAGTTCTTGGCCTTCACATAGTCTCTTCCAGCTTGTGAAGAGATTGCCTCAGGGAGAAAGCAGATGAATGTcctgtcattattattatttatttagataagataacaaaagataacaaaaaatgtttctataaatacatcaacacaaaaaggaggactaaggagaatctccatcctttactggatgcggggggaaacttagttacaaaagatgaggaaaaggcggaggtgctcaatgccttctttgcctcagtctttagcggcaataccggatgttctctggatactcagtaccctgagctggtggaaggggatggggaacaggatgtggccctcattatccatgaagaactggttggtgacctgctacggcacttagatgtgcacaagtcgatggggccggatgggatccacccaagggtactgagggaactggcagaggagctggccaagccactgtccatcatttatcaacagtcctggctatcgggggaggtcccaatcgactggcggctagcaaacgtgacgcccatctacaagaagggccggagggcagacccgggaaactacaggcctgtcagtttgacctcagtgccaggaaagctcatggagcagatcctcctgagagtcatcatgcagcacttgaaggggaagcaggcgatcaggcccagtcagcatggctttatgaaaggcaggtcatgcctgacgaacctgatctccttctatgacagagtgacacgctgggtggacgagggaaaggctgtggatgtggtctaccttgacttcagcaaggcttttgacactgtttcccacagcattctcctcaagaaactggctgctcttggcttggactggcgcacgcttcgttgggttagaaactggctggatagccgggcccaaagagtcgtggtgaatggagccaagtccagttggaggccagtcactagtggcgtcccccagggctcggtgctggggccggtcctctttaatatcttcatcgatgatctggacgagggcatcgagtgcaccctcagtaagttcgcagatgacaccaagttaggtgcgtgtgtcgatctgcttgagggtaggaaagctctgcagtaggatctggataggctgcaccgatgggctgaggtcaactgcatgaagtttaacaaggccaagtgccgggtcctgcacctggggcgcaataaccccaagcagagctacagactgggagaggaatggttggaaagctgccaggcagagaaggacctgggagtgatggttgacagtcggctgaatatgagccagcagtgagctcaggtggctaagaaggccaacggcatcctggcttgtattaggaacagcgtgaccagcagggctagggaggtgatcgtccccctgtactcagctctggtgaggccgcacctcgagtactgtgttcagttttgggcccctcgctacaagaaggacatcgaggtgcttgagcgggtgcagagaagggcgacgaagctggtgaggggcctggagaacaagtcctacgaggagcggctgagggagctgggcttgttcagcctggagaagaggaggctcaggggtgaccttatcgctctttttaggtacctcaagggaggctgtagcgaggtgggggttggcctgttctcccacgtgcctggtgacaggacgagggggaatgggtttaagttgcgccaggggagttttaggttagatgttaggaagaacttcttcactgaaagggttgtgaggcactggaacaggctgcccagggaagtggtggagtcaccatccctggaagtcttcaaaagacgtttagatgtagagcttagggatatggtttagtggagggctgttagcgttaggttggaggttggactcgatgaccttgaggtctcttccaacctaggaaattctgtgattctgtgattctcttgAGGGCAGTCACACGCTGCAGCACTGGCCACTAGGAAAATGGTGAAGCTGAGGCTTCTAATATGAAATCTTGTTGTCGCTGCTTCTGCTTAATGAATAGAAGAAATATTGAGAAAAGAATTAGAGTATAAACATTATTGCTGTTATGCAGTAGGCTTAAAATTCCTTCTGATGGAACTTCTGGTGAACAAACATGTAGACCCTTTGGTTTCCGTAGTGGTGCCCTGGATTTAGCAACTGAGGAAATAGGGATTGATAGACCACTGAGAGAATAAGCAGCCTATGGGAAGGTGGACATGATGAATTTAGGTAATCAGCTTTATTACACTGGAATAATGTAATGTAGCTATGAGATCATTATTTAATGTGGATATACACTGGTTAAGTAAGAATCGGAGGGTTGTAGAGCTGTGTGAATTAGATGCTGTATTGTTTTCTAAGGTGACTTCATGTCTCcagatgcttttttctttgacttttttcaTACCCTCAGGCCAAAGGCCTAAAGCTGTGCTTCCTACTTCACTGGGAGCTGTTGTGCTGAGTGTGTGTTGAAAGAATGTGGCTGGTTGCAGTgatcacacaaaaaaacagactttctttttgaaacaagaaaCTCAATGGGAGCGCAGAGAAAGTGAGATGTGACCAGCAGTGGAAATGTATCATTATTAGACAAAGGTTTGTGAATATGTTTAGAAGATTTTGTTGAACTTTCATTGtcatatttttgtaataacTTCAATTTGCCAAGAACAGCTCCAGATAATCTCTCCAATACTCCTAAAATAATACAGCAATGGCAtctgtgagaaaggaaaaacaaaccaccaaagaTTCACGTCTGATcgactttttatttattgatagTTCTAGGAGAAAACTTCAACTTAGGTATTCTCCCTTAAATTAGATGATGTGTTAAACCCTTTGTGTGAGTGCATCTATGAGGTTAAGTATTGCAATATAAGCAGTTAGTGCCCTTACTTTGGTACTGCTGTTCTTCATATGGACAGTAAGGTCTGGACTGGGTCACAGGGCAGGCCCCATAGCAGACTCCTTGAATAAAAGAATGGCTGATGACAATAAATGGTAATTCTGGCATTTTTCTGAGTTACGCAAGTAACTCAGCTCAGACCAATATAAAGACAGTTGGCAGAAGCTCTTTTTAATTAGTGTAAATGTCTTCACCAAAGAATTTGCTAGGGAAAGCTGAGCAATATGggcagtttgtgcccattgcctctggCAACTGTCTTTAAAAGTAAATTCTCCCCATCTTTCCCTCAAAGAACATCTTGTATCTCTGTAGAGAGCTTGCAGGTACCTGCttagatatttaatttttaatttttaatattttttttctttttttttttttttccagatgggcccatttttttctaattcaacATTCCAGTCCAAAATAACTGAAGAAGCTGATATTGTTGTTGGCATATGTTATATGGTATTTGGTAAGTATGATAATGATACTGTGTTTGGTGGTGACTGTTTGTCAGTGTTTGATGAGAATGAAGCAACATTAAAGGTCAATTTGTTTCCAACAAAGATGAACTTCTATGTTTtcatgaaaggagaaaagataatACGGTAACATCATTAAAAAGTTGTAGCCTGTGTTTTGTGTTAAGAACAAAAactttaattaatattatagGAAGATAAAGCTGGACAGGAATGCTAGATTTCAAGGCCCTGGCAGTTCTTGGCATCCATAAAGTCATCATTAAGTCTAAACAAGAGATTGTCTTTTTCCACGTATCATTGCAAATCACAAAACAGCATATCCTAACTCCTTATAATACCTGAAGCATAACACCAAAAGCTGTAGTCATAAAGTGACTACACTTTATGGGAAAAGTGCCAGAAAAATCAGGGTTATAGCCGACATCCATAGTCAATGCATTAAAAAGTGAGATTTCTGGGAAATGAGTTATGCTGGTATCTCCTCCCTAGTCTTGGtctgactgaggaaaaaaaatcagatccaATCCTAATGGTATCGGTCACTATAACTGTAagtcagaggaaaggaaaggcaacaTTGGCACTTGGACAACAATGGCCACCCTGGCTAAGCAAAGCTGATGGCTGGTGCTTCAGAAGGTGGTGGAATGtcctaacaggaaaaaagaatcttccctggattttttcttctctgaggcaaccatgatgatgatgattatagtgatgatgatgatgattactactactactactactactactactactactactactactactactatataatataatgtaatgtaatatgaaaaataatgataataataataataatataaagaagaaaaaaaaatcacaaatataaAAAGAGACAAGTTTATCTGATAAATGTTACCATGATTGTAACACGTTATTctagggcaagaaaaaaaaaaaaagatggctaAAAGTAAATGGTTTTTCATATTGTGTGTTTCTCTGCAGGAATATGCTCTTTGTGTGGGAACAGTATTCTCCTATATGTCTCctacaagaaaaagaatttgttgAAACCAGCAGAATACTTCATTATTAACCTTTCCATCAGTGACCTTGGTATGACTCTGACATTGTACCCTCTAGCTGTAACCTCCAGCCTTTCACACAGGTTTGTTCACTATGCACATGATATTTAACATCATCTGCAAGCTCTGGAGGTCTGTGTCAGTGGGGAAGACTGAATTACTCTGCCACTTTTCTTGTCATAACAGTGGGAAATAATTAGAAGGACTGAGAGGAGTATGCTATGTAACAGCAACTTTATAGACTGCTGGTATTAATTAGCATTCATGTCTATTTGAGGTTACTATCATCTTGATTTCTGCAGGGATGAGATTTTCCAAACACCCACTGTTTGTTCCACTAACTACTACATTTATTCTTCATGGGCAGAATGAtggtgattttttatttttatttttatttttatttttatttttatttttatttttatttttatttttatttttatttttatttttatttttatttttatttttatttttatttatttatttatttgtttatttaaagttaGACAGTAAAACTTAGtagcataaaaagaaaaccctgaATTCTTGAATTTACTGATGATCCCCAAAAGTAGTAGTAACAATGGCAAAGAGAAATGTAAtattctggattattttttaagccaACACTCTGAATTTAGAACTCTTTCATTCCTTTACCAATTCTGTCCACTGACATGAGTTCAACCTATAATcactgagaaacatttttttttttttcgcttcttttctttttaatcttctttaaaGTTTGGTATTTCTGACTAATTAATACTATGTCTTCAAAATCTAGAATGTGACTTTTGACAACTGCTACTGCAAATCATGCATGTGTCTGAATAGAAAGTGAGGAGGCATAGATTCAGTTCAAATTCAGTTcaatttatcagcagtcctggctactgggggaggtcccagttgactggcggctagcaaatgtgatgcccatctacaagaagggccggagggcagacccaggaaactacaggcctgtcaatttgacctcagtgccaggaaagctcatggagcagatcctcctgagagtcatcacgcagcacttgcagggcaagcaggtgatcaggcccagtcagcatggctttatgaaaggcagatcctgcttgacgaacctgatctccttctatgacaaagtgacaagctgggtggacgagggaaaggctgtggatgtgttctaccttgacttcagcaaggcttttgacaccgtctcccacagcattctcctcaagaaactggctgatcttggcttggactggcgcacgcttcgttgggttagaaactggctggatagccgggcccaaagagtcgtggtgaatggagtcaagtccagttggaggccagtcactagtggcgtcccccagggctcggtgctggggccggtcctctttaatatcttcatcgattatctggacgagggcattgagtacaccctcagtaagtttgcagatgacaccaagttaggtgtgtgtgtcgatctgcttgagggtaggaaagctctgcagtaggatctggataggctgcaccgatgggctgaggtcaactgcatgaagtttaacaaggccaagtgccgggtcctgcacctggggctcaataaccccaagcagagctacaggctgggagatgagtggttggaaagctgccaggcagagaaggacctgggagtgatggtggatagtcggctgaatatgagccagcagtgagctcaggtggctaagaaggccaacggcatcctggcttgtattaggaacagcgtgaccagcagggctagggaggtgatcgtccccctgtactcagctctggtgaggccgcacctcgagtactgtgttcagttttgggccccttgctacaagaaggacatcgaggtgcttgagcgggtctagagaagggcgatgaagctggtgaggggcctggagaacaagtcctacgaggagcggctgagggagctgggcttgttcagcctggagaagaggaggctcaggggcgaccttatccctctctataggtacctcaagggaggctgtagcgaggtgggggttggtctgttctcccacgtgcctggtgacaggacgagggggaatgggcttaagttgcgccaggggagttttaggttagatgttaggaagaacttctttactgaaagggttgtgaggcattggaacaggctgcccagggaagtggtggagtcaccatccctggaagtctttaaaagacgtttagatgtagagcttagggatatggtttagtggggagtgttagcgttaggtcagaggttggactcgatgatcttgaggtctcttccaacctagaaattctgtgattctgtgaaatttctaTTCCTCTGGAGAACATTCACAAGAGAATCTGTTGATTTTGATGAAATTTAGCTTTCAAAAAACACCTAAAGTTAGTGGAGATAATAGTAAAGAGTATTAATTTATGACCTTGGCCTACTAGTGAtaagaatcacagagtcacacaGAATGGGcaggattggaagggacctctgaagatcatctagtccaatccctCTGCTAAGCAGGATCATGTTGTGCAGggtggcatccaggtgggttgaatatctccagagaaggagagtCAACATCTCCGGGCAACCTGTTCCcctgctctgtcaccctcacagtaaagaagcattttgatttttcttttcaaaatgtttatcaTTAAACATTAtcattgctttgtttaaaaaaaataaaaaggatcaAACAAGAATCATAACAATAAAAGGACATGACTACTTTACTGGCTGTCCTTTCCACTGAGTATCTCTTCTGTAGTTGATCATTTTGCAACAAGTAGTTTGGTCataaagtttattattatttttaaggctaCAAGTATATATACTTCTACCATGTAGTATTACATTTAAGAAAGAGATATCATCAAAGTATTAATTTTCTTGGTTATTTACCAGGTGGTTGTATGGGAAACACATTTGCTTGTTCTATGCATTTTGTGGGGTACTGTTTGGGATCTGCAGTCTCTCAACACTGACTCTACTGAGCATCGTGTGCTGCctcaaaatttgttttccagcttaTGGTAAGCTACTGTTTCTgtcttagattttatttttttcatgtgaacaTAGACTACCATTTCTGGGTTGCATATCCTAGTATGTTTTTATAGAAGAGGTTTTACATCCAGCCAAAcctttaatatttcttattataggaaaaataaattttttctttttccaggatTAGGCATTACTAATAATCTCATCTCTAAGtcaggaaataaatatgtttcctctgagttttttttttttttttcttccctgaactACTGTTGtatggattttgttgttgttcctttttcctgcttccctattaaaaaaaaaaaaaaaatactgatgtgTACTTGTAAAGAATCCCCCCTTTTATGTGTTCTTTAGCCTAGAACTACTTTGAAAGTTGTGCCCAACAAAATACCAAATCATATGTCATAGGCTTGGTTTTGTTGTCTTGTGATTATGCATTTTTCGGTGCTCAACACAGTCTATGTGAGCTCTACTTGCAGAAAAAGGCTCTGCTATACTGAGTGCTAATCTTCTCAGAGCAAAAAAACTTTACAATCATCAAAATGCTTACaatttgtgtttaaaacaaaagaaaacaaaaccaaaaatgaacaaacaacgacaacaacaaaaaccaaataTCCTAGTATCTTGCTTGATTTCAAGAGGAAcgaaacatttttcagtgtaatgACTGGTGAATTCAGCATATCAGTTGCCTGGGTGTAGTTAAGTTGCTTTGAAGACAATATTTTAAGAAGCAAATCTCTAGAAGGTTATAGAGAGTtattctcaggaaaaaataaaaagagaacaaaaaaacaaacttccagTGTGCAATACAAGAGGCCTATTAATAAACTTTTGAACTGTTCCAATTGTTAACTGGAGCTTACAGCATCCCTATGTGATGGTCTTCCCTGATTATTTTGTGTCTTTCAGGAAACAGGTTCAGGAGAGAACATGGACAAATCTTGATAGCTTGTGCTTGGACCTATGCAGCAATTTTTGCCTGTTCACCCCTTGCTCACTGGGGAGAGTATGGAGAGGAGCCATACGGCACAGCTTGCTGCATTGACTGGCGTTCCACCAACGTAGACGTCATATCCATGTCTTACACTGTcgttctctttgttttctgttttattctccCTTGTGGAGTAATTATCACTTCCTACTCACTCATTCTGATAACTGTGAAAGGATCCAGGAGAGCAGTGGAGCAGCACGTCTCTGGCCCCACCAGGATGAACAATGTGCAAACTATTACTGCCAAGGTATTTGGCAAGCTGTTTTGGCAAGTATTTGGTATTTGGAAAGTCTTTGGCAAAATGTTTTTGCCAAAATTGGGCAGCACCTTTCAAGACATTGTAGAAATTAGAGTAAAAATTTTGAACATGaagtgaaaatataaatattttataatataaagaTGCTTTTTAGATGCCAGTGACAggttttggaaatatttcttaacaGTGAGTCTCTGGTAAGTCTCTTGGTGTTCAGGTTATCTTTTTGTTattccaaaaatgttttcatttcttcatgttCATGAGATCCTTTACCATCATATTTctttaggttggatgttaggaagaacttctttaccgaaagggttgttagacactggaacgggctgcccagggaagtggtggagtcaccatccctggaagtcttcaaaagacgtttagatgtagagcttagggatatggtttagtggggactgctagcgttaggtcagaggttggactcgatgatcttgaggtctcttccaacctagaaattctgtgattctgtgtgattctctTAACTTCTACTATTCAACATCTCCTTTGAGCTTATTTTCtgaaacctttaaaaacagCCAGTTCCATGTGTAGTACACATTCTAAAAGgcatttcacaaagaaaaatatgtatttatgctGTAAAAATGAATGTCAGGAGGAACTCATTGAGGTGCTGTTGATGGCAAAGTGTGCATCTCCTAGTGCCATTCAGTAAAAGCCTGGCTATCTTTGATCAAAAGGAAGGTTCAAAGTTGGAGCCCTATGTAGAAGTGAATTTGAGCCTCAGGAATCATTGCTTATGAAAGACATTTTGACAGTCACATTGAGTGACTGAATTCTGTTTG comes from Aythya fuligula isolate bAytFul2 chromosome 2, bAytFul2.pri, whole genome shotgun sequence and encodes:
- the LOC116485430 gene encoding opsin-5-like, translating into MGPFFSNSTFQSKITEEADIVVGICYMVFGICSLCGNSILLYVSYKKKNLLKPAEYFIINLSISDLGMTLTLYPLAVTSSLSHRWLYGKHICLFYAFCGVLFGICSLSTLTLLSIVCCLKICFPAYGNRFRREHGQILIACAWTYAAIFACSPLAHWGEYGEEPYGTACCIDWRSTNVDVISMSYTVVLFVFCFILPCGVIITSYSLILITVKGSRRAVEQHVSGPTRMNNVQTITAKLSIAVCIGFFAAWSPYAVIAMWAAFGSIDKIPPLAFAVPAVFAKSSTLYNPVIYLLLKPNFRSTIAKDFTVLQQLCIGSCFCVKMLQTFRSTLNTSLRTFKVKSESSCNALPIVEGCSYFPSEKRGDTFEYFKSCPKCCQEKISAMGSPSREITALENSLQVKMRQGSKKSVKVVVQGEKSTELENLEITLEAVPVHCAFTDL